From the Deltaproteobacteria bacterium CG2_30_66_27 genome, one window contains:
- a CDS encoding penicillin-binding protein 2 has product MNGRIRKREQDPDITRRSRLLLYVAFAAFALLLGRLYWLQVVESDRYRNLSENNRLRLRTVRAPRGLILDRKGRAIAETQGSFDLICSPVDVRDLEAEIGLLAEIVEFDADDEEVLDKIRAAKRSNPYSSITVARDLPFEQVSVIEFNRENLAGFSVLVEAKRSYPYGTAFAHVLGYVGEASPEELEQSEDESLAMGDQIGKYGLEREMDDVLRGVNGGRKVEVDAAGRDRRLVEEVPSRTGGTVYTSLDADLQVTAQEAMGNRAGAVIALAPRTGEVLAFTSAPAFDPNAFARGIRRADWQALNADPRKPMQNKGLQGTYAPGSTIKPFLAMTALEEKMQEKGKPVFCPGSYRLGNRVFRCWKEKGHGAVDMYRALVQSCDVYFYTLGLKLGPDRMAKLEKDAGLGTITGIDLPGERKGLVPDTEWKRTVTKGRWQDYESVILGIGQGAIHLTPLEMAVGYATLATGGEVMRPRVVSKVIGEDGKALEYAPEMLRKLPWNPENVEFIRKALAGVVNDYGTGGGAKLPGIVVGGKTGTAQVASVKGKMIKSRDLPYEIRDHAWFVAFAPVDDPQIVVAALVEHGGHGGSVAAPMVKAVMQEFFRTRAVGPERKGGA; this is encoded by the coding sequence ATGAACGGACGAATCCGCAAGCGGGAGCAGGACCCCGACATCACGCGCCGATCGCGTCTCCTCCTTTACGTGGCCTTCGCGGCGTTCGCGCTCCTCCTCGGCCGGCTCTACTGGCTTCAGGTGGTGGAGTCCGACCGGTATCGGAACCTCTCGGAGAACAACCGTCTCCGCCTCCGGACGGTCCGCGCGCCGCGGGGGCTGATCCTCGACCGGAAGGGGAGGGCGATCGCCGAGACGCAGGGATCCTTCGATCTCATCTGCTCCCCGGTGGACGTCAGGGACCTCGAGGCGGAGATCGGACTTCTGGCCGAGATCGTCGAGTTCGACGCCGACGACGAGGAGGTCCTCGACAAGATCCGCGCGGCGAAGCGGTCGAACCCTTACAGCAGCATCACCGTGGCGCGGGACCTGCCGTTCGAGCAGGTATCGGTCATCGAGTTCAACCGGGAGAACCTCGCCGGTTTCTCCGTTCTGGTCGAGGCGAAGCGGAGCTATCCTTACGGTACGGCCTTCGCGCACGTCCTCGGGTACGTGGGCGAGGCGAGTCCGGAGGAGTTGGAGCAGTCGGAAGACGAATCGCTGGCGATGGGGGACCAGATCGGCAAGTACGGGCTCGAGCGGGAGATGGACGACGTCCTGCGGGGGGTGAACGGCGGCCGGAAGGTCGAGGTGGACGCGGCCGGGAGGGACCGGCGCCTGGTGGAGGAGGTCCCTTCGCGGACGGGCGGGACCGTGTACACATCGCTGGACGCGGACTTGCAGGTGACGGCCCAGGAGGCGATGGGAAACCGGGCGGGCGCCGTGATCGCCCTCGCGCCGCGGACGGGCGAAGTCCTCGCGTTTACCTCCGCCCCCGCGTTCGACCCGAACGCGTTCGCCCGCGGGATCCGCCGGGCCGACTGGCAGGCGCTGAACGCGGATCCCCGCAAGCCGATGCAGAACAAGGGCCTGCAGGGGACGTACGCCCCGGGCTCCACCATCAAGCCGTTCCTCGCGATGACGGCCCTCGAGGAGAAGATGCAGGAGAAGGGGAAACCGGTCTTCTGTCCCGGGTCGTACCGTCTCGGGAACCGCGTCTTTCGCTGCTGGAAGGAGAAGGGGCACGGCGCCGTCGACATGTACCGGGCGCTCGTGCAGTCGTGCGACGTCTACTTCTACACGCTCGGGTTGAAGCTGGGACCCGACCGGATGGCGAAGCTGGAAAAAGACGCGGGGCTCGGGACGATCACGGGGATCGACCTCCCGGGGGAGCGCAAGGGGCTGGTCCCGGACACGGAGTGGAAGCGCACCGTGACGAAGGGACGGTGGCAGGACTACGAGAGCGTGATCCTCGGGATCGGCCAGGGGGCGATCCACCTCACTCCCCTCGAGATGGCCGTCGGCTACGCGACGCTGGCGACGGGCGGCGAGGTGATGCGGCCCCGCGTCGTGTCGAAGGTGATCGGGGAGGACGGGAAGGCGTTGGAATACGCTCCCGAGATGCTGCGGAAGCTCCCGTGGAACCCGGAGAACGTCGAGTTCATCCGGAAGGCGCTGGCCGGCGTGGTGAACGACTACGGCACGGGCGGCGGGGCGAAGCTCCCGGGGATCGTGGTCGGCGGGAAGACGGGCACCGCGCAGGTCGCCTCGGTGAAGGGGAAGATGATCAAGTCCCGGGACCTTCCGTACGAAATCCGCGACCACGCCTGGTTCGTCGCGTTCGCCCCGGTCGACGATCCGCAGATCGTCGTGGCGGCGCTGGTGGAGCACGGCGGGCACGGCGGGTCGGTCGCCGCGCCGATGGTCAAGGCGGTGATGCAGGAATTCTTCCGCACCCGGGCCGTCGGACCGGAGCGAAAGGGGGGCGCGTGA
- a CDS encoding rod shape-determining protein (functions in MreBCD complex in some organisms), translated as MIFDRLLGLFSHDLAIDLGTATTLVYVKGEGIICSEPSAVAVHRDARGTKKVLAVGIEAKRMIGRTPGNIVAIRPIKDGVIADFEVTEAMLRYFIRKAHKARTLVRPRIIICVPYGCTEVERRAVRESAQSAGAREVYLIEEPLAAAIGAGLPITEPSGSMIVDIGGGTTEVAVISLGGIVKSQSVRVAGDKMDEAILQYVKRKYNLLIGEPTAEHIKVEIGNAFPGFSESIEIKGLDMVSGVPKALTLHSDEVREALSEPVRIIVDAVKSVFEDTPPELAGDIFDRGIVLAGGGALLRNLDALLREETGLPVTVAEDPLSCVVLGSGKALDELDLLRQVVMH; from the coding sequence ATGATTTTCGACCGGCTGCTCGGGCTGTTTTCACATGATCTGGCGATCGACCTCGGCACCGCGACCACGCTGGTGTACGTGAAGGGGGAGGGGATCATCTGCTCCGAGCCCTCGGCGGTGGCGGTCCACCGGGACGCCCGGGGGACCAAGAAGGTGCTCGCCGTCGGGATCGAGGCGAAGCGGATGATCGGCCGCACGCCCGGGAACATCGTGGCGATCCGCCCCATCAAGGACGGCGTCATCGCCGATTTCGAGGTCACCGAGGCGATGCTGCGGTACTTCATCCGGAAGGCCCACAAGGCCCGCACCCTCGTGCGGCCCCGCATCATCATCTGCGTCCCCTACGGCTGCACCGAGGTGGAGCGGCGCGCCGTCCGCGAGTCCGCGCAGAGCGCGGGCGCCCGGGAGGTGTATCTCATCGAGGAACCGCTGGCGGCCGCGATCGGAGCGGGACTCCCCATCACCGAACCGTCCGGCAGCATGATCGTCGACATCGGCGGAGGGACGACCGAGGTGGCGGTCATCTCTCTGGGGGGGATCGTCAAGAGCCAGTCGGTGCGGGTGGCCGGCGACAAGATGGACGAGGCGATCCTCCAGTACGTGAAGCGGAAGTACAACCTGCTGATCGGCGAGCCGACGGCGGAGCATATCAAGGTCGAGATCGGGAACGCGTTCCCGGGCTTCTCGGAATCCATCGAGATCAAGGGGCTCGACATGGTCTCCGGGGTTCCCAAGGCGCTCACCCTCCACTCGGACGAGGTGCGCGAGGCGTTGTCCGAGCCGGTCCGGATCATCGTCGACGCGGTCAAATCCGTTTTCGAGGATACCCCGCCGGAGCTGGCGGGAGACATCTTCGACCGGGGAATCGTGCTCGCAGGCGGCGGGGCGCTGCTGCGAAACCTCGATGCCCTGCTGCGGGAAGAGACGGGGCTCCCCGTCACCGTGGCGGAGGACCCCCTCTCCTGCGTGGTGCTCGGGTCCGGCAAGGCGCTGGACGAGCTCGACCTGCTCCGTCAAGTGGTCATGCACTAA
- a CDS encoding thioredoxin, with the protein MAGNILELNNSNFQSTVESGTPVLVDFWAPWCGPCRVIAPILEEVAKEFDGKTRVGKVNVDDSPEIASRFGVRGIPTLILFKDGEIKGQMVGVNPKSNIVSLVQKNL; encoded by the coding sequence ATGGCCGGGAACATCCTCGAATTGAACAACTCGAACTTCCAGTCGACCGTGGAGAGCGGAACTCCCGTACTCGTCGACTTCTGGGCCCCGTGGTGCGGGCCGTGCCGCGTCATCGCCCCGATCCTCGAGGAGGTCGCGAAGGAATTCGACGGGAAGACGCGCGTGGGAAAGGTGAACGTCGACGACAGCCCGGAGATCGCCTCGCGGTTCGGCGTGCGGGGGATCCCGACGCTCATCCTCTTCAAGGACGGCGAGATCAAGGGGCAGATGGTCGGCGTCAACCCGAAGTCCAACATCGTTTCTTTGGTGCAGAAGAACCTTTGA
- a CDS encoding rod shape-determining protein MreC — MGSFFRNWWRLLVAVALLAAAVQLFVRPSTALEGAEPVRAAGVVLFRPFYTAADFLRGGLSGVWNRYVALVGVSRENERLRKEVTELRERIHETRDAVLENRRLKELLRYSETVERRTLGARVVGHDVSPWFRAIFLGAGSEAGIEDGMSVVTPYGAVGRIHKVHPGLSEVLLVSDGRFAADVMVERSRVRAIAEGAGGNFCRLKYVSPAHDVAVGDRIVFSGFDGSMPKGVLLGTVVSVDRPKENLFQKVKVQCAVNFQDVEEVMVILSRPSVPFRAGKD; from the coding sequence ATGGGATCCTTCTTCCGGAATTGGTGGCGGCTCCTCGTCGCCGTGGCGCTCCTGGCCGCGGCGGTCCAGCTCTTCGTCCGCCCTTCGACCGCACTGGAGGGCGCCGAGCCGGTGCGCGCCGCCGGGGTCGTCCTCTTCCGTCCCTTCTACACCGCCGCGGACTTCCTGCGCGGCGGCCTTTCCGGCGTGTGGAACCGGTATGTCGCCCTGGTGGGGGTGTCCCGCGAGAACGAGCGGCTTCGGAAGGAGGTGACGGAGCTCCGGGAGCGGATCCACGAGACCCGCGACGCCGTCCTCGAAAACCGGCGGTTGAAGGAGCTCCTGCGCTACTCGGAGACCGTCGAACGGCGGACCCTCGGGGCGCGCGTGGTCGGGCACGACGTCTCCCCCTGGTTCCGGGCGATCTTCCTCGGCGCCGGCTCGGAGGCGGGGATCGAGGACGGGATGTCCGTGGTCACTCCGTACGGAGCGGTCGGGCGGATCCACAAGGTCCACCCGGGGCTTTCCGAGGTGCTGCTCGTCTCCGACGGCAGGTTCGCGGCCGACGTGATGGTCGAGCGCAGCCGGGTCCGCGCCATCGCGGAAGGGGCGGGCGGGAACTTCTGCCGGCTGAAGTACGTCTCCCCGGCGCACGACGTCGCGGTGGGGGACCGGATCGTCTTCTCGGGGTTCGACGGGAGCATGCCCAAGGGGGTTCTCCTCGGCACCGTGGTCAGCGTCGACCGCCCGAAGGAGAACCTTTTCCAGAAAGTGAAGGTCCAGTGCGCGGTGAACTTCCAGGACGTGGAGGAGGTGATGGTGATCCTCTCCCGCCCCTCCGTGCCGTTCCGGGCGGGAAAAGATTGA
- a CDS encoding phosphoheptose isomerase, with protein sequence MKDSVARSLNEGADLRLKMAETMPAEIVSAATAIAEAFKAGRKLLLFGNGGSAADAQHIAAEFMNRFLIERPPLPAIALTTDTSVLTSIANDYAFDEIFSKQVKALGKKGDVALGITTSGSSGNVLKALRAAKKLGMTTIALTGEGGKAASLSDIALQIPSRSTPRIQEAHIAVGHILCDLTDTILFKDVGKR encoded by the coding sequence TTGAAGGATTCGGTCGCGCGGTCGTTGAACGAAGGGGCCGACCTGCGCCTGAAGATGGCGGAAACGATGCCGGCGGAGATCGTGTCCGCCGCGACGGCGATCGCGGAGGCGTTCAAGGCGGGCCGGAAACTCCTCCTTTTCGGCAACGGCGGCAGCGCGGCGGACGCCCAGCACATCGCCGCCGAGTTCATGAACCGGTTCCTGATCGAGCGGCCGCCCCTGCCCGCGATCGCCCTCACCACGGATACCTCGGTGCTCACCAGCATCGCCAACGACTACGCGTTCGACGAGATCTTCAGCAAGCAGGTGAAGGCCCTCGGGAAGAAGGGGGACGTGGCCCTCGGGATCACGACCAGCGGATCTTCCGGGAACGTCCTCAAGGCGCTGCGCGCGGCGAAGAAGCTTGGGATGACGACGATCGCCCTGACCGGCGAAGGCGGGAAGGCGGCGTCCCTCTCCGACATCGCCCTGCAGATCCCCTCCCGCAGCACGCCCCGGATCCAGGAGGCCCACATCGCGGTCGGGCACATCCTGTGCGACCTGACCGACACGATCCTGTTCAAGGACGTCGGCAAACGGTGA
- a CDS encoding rod shape-determining protein RodA produces MDWPLLLNAVALCAIGILNVYSGTRVHGVPGIALVWKQLAWILLGVGAFFSVYLLSDGFIEDAVNGFFLVVILLLVAVLLAGRVRGGAQRWIAIGAFNFQPSEFAKIAVTLVLARYFSSQYRYGGIGLKEFFPAIGLVLAPFLLVALQPDLGSAGVFLFILAGMAVVACVRWKVLAAFAAAGAVAVPALWFFMKEYQRQRVLTFMNPELDPLGAGYHVIQSKIAVGSGGIIGKGYLQGTQGALRFLPEQHTDFAFAVFSEEWGFLGSLLLLVLFLLLVYRLFFLTIRSQDRFASFACGGIAVFFLTHVVINLAMVCGLFPVVGIPLPFVSYGGSSMLTNMMALGAAANLSRSRFTFQGGGGKGREISS; encoded by the coding sequence ATGGACTGGCCGCTGCTGCTGAACGCGGTGGCCCTCTGCGCGATCGGGATTCTGAACGTCTACTCCGGCACGCGGGTCCACGGCGTTCCGGGGATCGCCCTGGTCTGGAAACAGCTCGCCTGGATCCTTCTCGGGGTCGGCGCCTTCTTCTCCGTCTACCTCCTGAGCGACGGTTTCATCGAAGATGCCGTGAACGGTTTTTTTCTCGTCGTCATCCTTCTTCTCGTGGCGGTGCTGCTGGCGGGGAGGGTTCGCGGCGGGGCCCAGCGGTGGATCGCCATCGGCGCGTTCAACTTCCAGCCGTCGGAATTCGCGAAGATCGCCGTCACGCTCGTTCTGGCCCGGTACTTCTCGTCGCAGTACCGGTACGGCGGGATCGGGCTGAAGGAGTTCTTCCCGGCGATCGGCCTGGTCCTCGCACCCTTCCTCCTGGTGGCGCTCCAGCCCGACCTCGGAAGCGCGGGGGTGTTCCTCTTCATCCTCGCGGGGATGGCGGTGGTGGCTTGCGTGCGGTGGAAGGTGCTCGCGGCGTTTGCGGCGGCCGGCGCGGTCGCGGTTCCCGCCCTCTGGTTCTTCATGAAGGAGTACCAGCGGCAGCGGGTGCTCACCTTCATGAACCCCGAACTCGATCCCCTGGGGGCGGGATATCACGTGATCCAGTCGAAGATCGCGGTGGGGTCCGGCGGGATCATCGGGAAGGGGTACCTGCAGGGGACCCAGGGGGCGCTCCGGTTCCTGCCGGAGCAGCACACCGATTTCGCCTTCGCCGTCTTCTCGGAGGAGTGGGGGTTCCTCGGGTCCCTCCTGCTCCTCGTCCTGTTCCTGCTGCTGGTCTACCGTCTCTTCTTCCTCACCATCCGATCGCAGGACCGGTTCGCATCGTTCGCCTGCGGGGGGATCGCGGTCTTCTTCCTGACCCACGTGGTCATCAACCTGGCGATGGTGTGCGGCCTCTTCCCCGTCGTGGGGATCCCGCTACCGTTCGTTAGCTACGGCGGTTCGTCGATGTTGACCAACATGATGGCGCTGGGCGCCGCGGCGAACCTGTCCCGTTCCCGGTTCACGTTCCAGGGGGGCGGGGGGAAGGGACGCGAGATCTCTTCCTGA